In Plasmodium malariae genome assembly, chromosome: 11, the following proteins share a genomic window:
- the PmUG01_11044400 gene encoding conserved Plasmodium protein, unknown function, which translates to MVEINEIEFIEETEYFKFQHGACFCMLEEEKKQKREIHNIEKKICNAIFAISNVKKKGLYYFNKNLHIFSLSDFLYKIDNENEKINIKSLPFEENVLLIENNKEDYLSFIYTDKQNIYVFDYTTDEVKLYCKTDLLIKRLKHIDKFLFLVQSAEEKIFFLNDKMLYECQELDGPINNMDEKNGVFLFTHSDKETFILKDENKSCSYDLGPLNKEIDITYDSCSIICAKILEADKKKKKLFIVVLYKDSNDITSITYDIHIEDNEMRRINYSINDFFFEKFDKNNFIKCMYISEWKILVSLSSESCEAIIYTHNEHFGNNKNSNDLKILCIKEGYKINTRQSDTFFLSLFMYTKYVDKIYRKSKIGNVPFLKDPNVFFLLQDNQKIVVEYLDQFKLEDISDFTFNNNEKDTNECEMKEVSLLPNLSHDIVELHQPITTNVLNVFEVKEYPLCKVASVKKIESTQAKKQSIFTIFKSKNKAKGEENLSSDRDVDEEKHVKQENDKKSCAENYMHDNGNNYDNGAKISTIPVFTKGIHKSQNLLVKTKDTHDNSGLTNEMNKIHYEHRNGKDKEEKIGDTTSCSRVDPTKEWQEKYAKIKKMVYEDELVIINKIPDKYNKLMNGGMFMYEDFLLNENPYSIEKTKYVKMSSRKKEWHYDKGRAKIIFLHDADYVGGEHKLTKTKRKNENENGSANKYEIENKSKNKNKNKNEKVDFCNYFTCADFDFYKHKRLSDKQCEKIINKIERKQHFIFDIKKVFLNDEGVKKGQGVRSCSKGGHAHEGKAVQRSGNVGSGTSSSGGSNGGSSGVRADKDDMCDAHSDANTRNDDMLYDADIKLYLCKEDMSKFYTDLNVYFSKRKLIKVNNELFDNLKNGGSVNSTLFQIILYNIFHHGGLKYCESFMYFILKNSSIQCFSNAFFLLEHYFNFLITPYVNINREVNNGVRKIVLRKNILRDAPILSGKPTTISSGTSYAKYNNPNNGKHNEDLDNLDSEYSTDSYCEDDIYKKIKNEKDENKKREYLSKIIPLYSEEMNNEQELTLFYILNRSVDFLNNQLCYSFSQKLIPIILDSNLNNIDNDLSLIKCYLLNAILNKDTVGQMTLAGSSIEGAN; encoded by the exons ATGGTAGAAATTAACGAAATTGAGTTTATTGAAGAAAcggaatattttaaatttcagCATGGGGCTTGCTTTTGTATGCTAGAGgaagagaaaaaacaaaaaagggaaatccacaatatagaaaagaaaatatgtaatGCCATTTTTGCTATTAGTAATGTAAAGAAAAAgggtttatattattttaataaaaacttacatatattttccctttctgattttttatacaaaattgaTAATGAGAatgaaaagataaatattaaatccTTACCATTTGaggaaaatgttttattaatagaaaataataaagaagatTATTTATCCTTTATATACACGGATAAGCAAAACATTTATGTGTTTGATTACACCACCGATGAAGTGAAGTTATACTGTAAAACAGACCTGCTCATTAAGAGGTTGAAGCATATAG ATAAGTTTCTCTTCTTGGTTCAAAGCgcagaagaaaaaatattttttttgaacgaTAAGATGTTGTACGAATGTCAGGAATTGGATGGACCAATAAATAACATGGATGAGAAGAACGGGGTATTCCTATTCACCCATTCGGATAAAGAAACGTTTATTTTGaaagatgaaaataaaagttgTTCTTACGATTTGGGACCACTGAACAAGGAAATTGATATAACATACGATAGTTGTAGTATAATTTGTGCCAAGATTTTAGAAGctgataagaaa aaaaaaaaattgtttatagTCGTTTTATACAAAGATTCGAACGATATAACAAGTATTACCTATGACATACATATAGAAGATAATGAAATGAGAAgaattaattattctataaatgattttttttttgaaaaatttgataagaataattttattaaatgtatgtatataagtgAATGGAAAATATTGGTCTCTCTTTCATCAGAATCTTGTGAGGCCattatttatacacataatGAACATTTcggaaataataaaaattcaaatgatttaaaaattttatgcatTAAAGAGGGGTATAAAATCAATACAAGACAATCAGATACcttctttttatcattatttatgtatacaaaatacgtagataaaatatatagaaaaagtaaaataggCAATGttccatttttaaaagatccaaatgttttttttcttttacaaGATAATCAAAAAATAGTTGTAGAGTATTTAGATCAATTTAAGTTAGAAGACATTTCGGActttacttttaataataatgaaaaggatACGAATGAATGTGAAATGAAAGAGGTAAGTCTATTACCTAACTTAAGTCATGACATTGTTGAACTGCATCAACCGATCACTACAAACGTGTTAAATGTATTTGAGGTTAAAGAGTATCCTTTGTGCAAAGTAGCGTCCgtgaaaaaaattgaatcCACTCAAGCGAAAAAACAAAGCATCTTTACCATTTTTAAGAGTAAGAACAAAGCCAAGGGGGAGGAGAATCTATCCTCTGATAGGGACGTCGATGAGGAGAAGCATGTTAAGCaggaaaatgataaaaaaagttgTGCGGAAAATTACATGCATGACAATGGTAATAATTACGATAACGGTGCAAAAATTTCAACTATACCGGTTTTCACAAAAGGGATCCATAAAAGCCAAAATTTATTAGTTAAGACAAAAGACACACATGACAATTCAGGTTTGACGAATGAGatgaataaaatacattatgaACATAGAAATGGAAAagataaagaagaaaaaattggGGATACTACATCATGTAGCAGAGTCGATCCAACTAAAGAATGGCAAGAGAAATACGcgaagataaaaaaaatggtgtATGAAGATGAACTTGTCATTATTAACAAGATACCAgataagtataataaattaatgaatggtggaatgtttatgtatgaagattttttacttaatgaAAATCCATATTCaattgaaaaaacaaaatatgtaaaaatgagtagtagaaaaaaagaatggcATTATGATAAGGGGCGcgcaaaaattattttcttgcATGATGCGGATTATGTAGGGGGTGAACACAAATTAACGAAAacgaaaaggaaaaatgaaaacgaAAATGGAAGTGCAAATAAGTACGAAATTGAAAACAAaagcaaaaacaaaaataagaataaaaacgAAAAGGTCGACTTTTGTAATTACTTCACTTGTGCAGATTTtgatttttataaacataaaagatTGTCCGATAAGCAATgcgaaaaaattattaacaaaatagaaaggaagcaacattttatatttgacattaaaaaagtttttttaaatgatgaGGGGGTAAAAAAAGGGCAAGGAGTTAGATCTTGTAGCAAGGGAGGACACGCCCATGAAGGAAAAGCTGTTCAACGTAGTGGTAATGTTGGAAGTGGTACTAGCAGCAGTGGTGGAAGCAATGGTGGAAGCAGTGGTGTTCGTGCTGATAAGGACGACATGTGCGATGCACATTCAGATGCAAATACAAGAAATGACGATATGCTGTATGATGCGGATATTAAGTTATACCTTTGCAAAGAAGATATGAGTAAATTTTACACAGATttgaatgtatatttttcaaaaagaaagttaataaaagtaaataatgaattatttgataatttaaaaaacggTGGTAGTGTAAATAGTACGCTATTTCAAATAATactttacaatatttttcatcatggtggtttaaaatattgtgagtcttttatgtattttattttaaagaattcAAGTATACAATGCTTTTCAAATGCTTTCTTTCTTCTTGAAcattattttaactttttgaTAACTCcatatgtaaacataaataGAGAGGTAAATAATGGTGTTAGGAAGATAGTTctgagaaaaaatattttaagggACGCACCCATTTTAAGTGGTAAGCCTACTACCATAAGCAGTGGTACTAGTTATGCCAAATATAATAATCCTAATAATGGCAAACACAATGAAGATCTAGACAATTTAGATAGTGAATACAGTACAGATAGTTATTGTGAAGATGacatatataagaaaataaaaaatgaaaaagatgaaaacaaaaaaagggaGTACCTTTCCAAGATAATTCCTCTGTATAGTGAAGAAATGAATAACGAACAGGAattaactttattttatatattgaacAGAAGTgttgattttttaaataatcaaTTGTGCTACTCCTTCTCACAAAAGTTGATACCAATTATTTTAGATAGCAACTTAAACAATATAGACAATGATTTAAGCTTAATCAAATGCTATCTGTTGAATGCCATTTTGAATAAAGATACTGTAGGGCAGATGACCTTAGCGGGGTCTTCTATAGAAGGAGCAAATTGA
- the PmUG01_11044500 gene encoding conserved Plasmodium protein, unknown function produces the protein MNKGFFYFTLFYLILHKSTLLFCRKKKGKSNNMFYPFITFIIKNVSKNRKRKSKNKICTNILNYNISIPNNWKLSNVNINENTVEIDNFPLNNYSIISIDYGYSFMGLCILSKSKYIYEKIMSRHKNLIYSNNFDLPIKKNVVLFYAVYFKSYIYNFFSFFHYLFEFIYNSNILVIIGCNGLYKNYKREIPHMNKLASDIGRHICYFMNEINGKREKYAEKVSFEVRDELITLKKDDIYKREQISYFENYKFFSNGTKLDIKKENANNTLNFSLKNMVTKVKDDNNTLFSKFYNRNCKNRRDSLSSCYLLHYFLKYYERNQNFFLLPSRNVNYIFHMKK, from the exons atgaacaaagggtttttttattttaccctgttttatctaattttgcataaatctacattattattttgtagaaaaaaaaagggaaaatcaAACAACATGTTTTACccttttataacatttataataaaaaatgtttcaaaaaatagaaaaagaaaaagtaaaaacaaaatttgtACTAACAttctaaattataatatttctatacCAAACAATTGGAAGCTTTCAAATGTAAACATAAATGAGAATACAGTTGAGATTGACAATTTCCCCCTAAATAATTACAGTATTATATCAATTGACTATGGATATAGCTTTATGG GATTGTGCATTTTATCAAAAAGcaagtacatatatgaaaaaattatgtcaagacataaaaatttaatatatagcaATAATTTTGATTTACCCATAAAGAAGAATGTCGTTCTATTTTATGCCGTTTACTTTAAAAgctatatttataatttcttttccttttttcattatttatttgaattcATTTATAATAGCAACATCCTCGTAATCATCGGGTGCAACGggttatacaaaaattacaAGAGAGAAAT ACCGCACATGAACAAGCTGGCAAGTGATATAGGAAGACACATTTGCTATTTTATGAATGAAATTAAcggaaaaagagaaaagtaTGCTGAAAAAGTTTCTTTTGAAGTAAGAGATGAattaattacattaaaaaaggatgatatttataaaagagAACAAATTagttattttgaaaattataaatttttttcgaATGGAACAAAATTggacataaaaaaagaaaatgcaaataatactttaaacttttcattaaaaaatatggtaaCCAAAGTAAAGGACGataataatactttattttcaaaattttataacagaaattgtaaaaatagaaGAGATAGTTTATCATCCTGctatttattacattactttttgaaatattatgaacgtaatcaaaatttttttcttttgccATCGAGAAACGttaattacatatttcaTATGAAGAAATAA
- the PmUG01_11044600 gene encoding conserved Plasmodium protein, unknown function → MWNVFNFNNFDDKLKNLKNEKEIYTHEDLRYYFEKLVRINLNNVNINNFIELLRKITQITIWGDKYDDQIFQYFCEDNIFNHFIYLLRQKINKNIRIQIYQSLTLLIQNLQKDISLYYIFSNNKINNLIYTTFIYQDDEIMPYYISIIKSISFFLNYHTSKFFFNEKSMKFPLYTESLRLYKFNDIITRTYVKNIVLNILKIEDEGIENLIILRSSFFTVLVCYLRNHIIKMNKIYAKIKESEKLRKQFNIYLDEIDDVLYFFEDMLNCEKKRINDMLVVKLLIYFYFPIIGSFHSSIYFDGINSECDKNLQNSVKREEEICRKNNAYGAPNKQVNCNSIDFVYFSNQKSSDYEKEASNKEEIIILKKGLSCEQDENGGVTCIESGNKKVQQNSTHLQETKECKNDSNLVEEQYMDENQYEAEPLHSMQLELPQEELTHERIENLEYLAKQGEQTTEQETSTDGKANENICPIALDRLESINYDNNIPFLKLVHDNLKNNKNFDFCKSLSSNESSVHSSMSNIEIGQELKSEGGIVRSSGELQNLTNTGGEKKENENIVKTQNTNNKKKNKKGDSAYEFLYFRGRNSSKKGQSIEIASAQGNKKDIMGNDNADNVGNTYDDIDDDDTINANRQTDTVVPTGDATAAATDSNSNSNSNDTSFVKEDEMKISYCRRRKKKIYIQLNATSGILHKKKKKKIRSSTNDNDGEHSNANGNASGNASGNASGNASGNASGNASGNASGNASGNVGDNASDNANDNTNGSVNYSFLRYDNELSELKKLLNNNNLLDELKKKNNDLCDLCHVEIPTLQKKVTLDNNINSDIYKYLFNFNCFTLSVLNHYNEKLSITNIFYNIFKVSLFFHPLCYINSFKNFSLLYNYLINTTLSLFILIRSLNILKNDKINKIVYSLIFDEYINAHFLHKILSNELRDPYFYNYFFDPHKKMNINKNPSDDIEFENIYCSSIDHLLPQYNKEEESVYLRLVNSYYNEIAYQRGEPVSGGVDVKEVNVKEVNVKEVNVKEADVKGIDSNGVGSNGLDPNGVDEMGEVQKEQQGSENGEGKINNPLERNDDSLRKYNELSNPILLNFLLLTNMQKEKNIKKCEKDNIKNKISDIYLLLSIQFVHNYIKNFAGDINNIDIPFFKVSDYNCVYVFWSIINVHINNLYLRIITLKLLINLTLLYIDKIPDKNSCINFSTPLLNLIKKIKNKLANKIKNIIGKMEYKVCQIFWIPNNLCSPIGFYTILFSSEDNHFLCYPVSQIEIYRRNVHALFVLDGLSKKLQRIISHRKSEDVSSIPFDFSYSDITALIDIKNKHTIKCYLKNNNKIVMLDFANLLAPCGFNCYYIEDNSNFLLCIPSNSHANQALIIFSYPLMLIDLYIDKNDNKKLIVHIYSYNNEDSNSSNNNSNNNSNFMDDSSAVNFNNSEKNFSNSTFDSNNMNTVRCYSSNNNESALDENAKIHKNDYILNKYSSTYKKNKTITNVKKEWCHKELNFMKNVLKLNFYDTTRSLIVYKELKVSIQHINDIYKKKLEDYLNTF, encoded by the exons ATGTGGAATGTATTTAACTTCAACAATTTTgatgataaattaaaaaacctaaaaaatgaaaaagaaatatatactcATGAAGACTTAAG ATACTACTTTGAAAAATTAGTAAGAATAAACTTAAATAAtgttaacataaataatttcatcGAACTATTAAGGAAAATTACGCAAATAACAATATGGGGGGATAAATATGATGATCAAATTTTTCA gtaCTTTTGTGaagataatattttcaatcattttatttatttacttagacaaaaaataaataaaaatatcaggATTCAAATATATCAGTCCCTGACCTTGTTAATACAAAACCTGCAGAAGGATATATCATTGT ACTACATATTTAGtaacaacaaaataaacaatttaatttatacaacGTTCATTTATCAAGATGACGAAATAATGCCCTATTACATTTCAATTATTAAGTCCATCTCGTTTTTTCTTAACTACCACACGTCCAAGTTCTTTTTTAACGAA AAGAGTATGAAATTCCCCCTGTACACAGAGTCGCTACGGTTGTACAAATTCAATGATATAATCACAAGGACatacgtaaaaaatattgttctgaacattttaaaaa TTGAGGATGAGGGGatagaaaatttaattatcttGCGCTCGTCATTTTTCACTGTGCTAGTTTGCTATTTGAGGAACCATATAATTAagatgaataaaatatatgcaaaaattaaagaatctgaaaaattaagaaaacaatttaatatttatttagatGAAATTGAtgatgttttatatttttttgaagacATGCTTAATtgtgaaaagaaaagaattaatGATATGCTAGTAGTAaaacttttaatttatttttatttcccaATTATTGGTTCATTTCATAGTTCTATATATTTCGATGGAATAAATTCTGAATGTGATAAGAATTTGCAAAATTCTGTTAAAAGAGAAGAAGAAAtatgtagaaaaaataatgcatatGGTGCTCCTAATAAACAAGTAAACTGTAACAGTATTGATTTTGTCTATTTTTCAAATCAGAAGTCTAGTGATTATGAAAAGGAAGCAAGTAATAAGGAGGAGATTATCATTTTAAAGAAGGGTTTGTCATGTGAGCAGGATGAAAATGGGGGGGTAACTTGTATCGAAagtggaaataaaaaagttcaGCAAAATAGCACCCACCTTCAGGAAACAAAAGAGTGCAAAAATGATTCCAATTTGGTGGAAGAACAGTATATGGATGAGAACCAGTACGAAGCGGAACCGCTGCATTCGATGCAACTGGAACTACCTCAAGAAGAACTGACTCATGAACGGATAGAGAACCTTGAATACCTAGCGAAACAAGGTGAACAAACAACTGAGCAAGAGACAAGTACAGACGGAAAggcaaatgaaaatatatgtcCCATTGCTCTAGATAGATTAGAAAGTattaattatgataataacatcccctttttaaaattagttCATGATAATTTGaagaataacaaaaattttgatttttGTAAAAGTCTGTCATCAAATGAATCATCGGTTCACTCAAGCATGAGTAATATAGAAATCGGACAGGAATTAAAAAGTGAGGGGGGAATAGTACGTAGCAGTGGGGAACTGCAGAACTTGACGAACACGGGAGGAGAAAAGAAAGAGAATGAAAATATTGTTAAAACACAAAATAcgaataacaaaaaaaagaacaaaaaaggTGATAGTGCGTATGAGTTTCTCTATTTTAGAGGAAGAAATAGCTCAAAGAAAGGACAAAGTATAGAAATAGCAAGTGCTCAAGGAAATAAGAAAGATATAATGGGTAATGATAATGCTGATAATGTTGGAAATACATATGATGATATTGATGATGATGACACAATAAATGCTAACAGACAGACAGATACAGTAGTACCAACAGGAGATGCAACGGCAGCAGCAACAGacagtaacagtaatagtaacagcAATGATACAAGTTTTGTAAAGGAAGATGAAATGAAAATCTCTTATTGCAGgaggaggaaaaaaaaaatatacatccAGCTAAATGCAACGAGTGGAATAttgcacaaaaaaaaaaaaaaaaagattagaAGTAGTACGAACGACAATGATGGTGAGCATAGTAACGCTAATGGGAATGCAAGCGGTAATGCAAGCGGTAATGCAAGCGGTAATGCAAGCGGTAATGCAAGCGGTAATGCAAGCGGTAATGCAAGCGGTAATGCAAGCGGTAATGTAGGTGATAATGCGAGCGATAATGCGAATGATAATACAAACGGAAGTGTGAATTACTCCTTTCTAAGGTATGATAACGAACTTTCggagttaaaaaaattactaaacAACAACAATCTATTAGATGAATTGAAGAAGAAGAACAACGACTTGTGCGATTTATGCCACGTGGAAATACCAActctacaaaaaaaagtaacattagataataatattaatagtgatatatataaatacttatttaattttaactgTTTTACTTTAAGCGTGTTAAATCATtacaatgaaaaattaagtataacaaatattttttataatatatttaaggtAAGTTTGTTTTTCCATCCATTATGCTATATTAATTCCTTTAAgaatttttccttattatacAATTACCTTATTAACACTACTTTgtcattatttattcttattcgTTCGCTTAATATtctaaaaaatgataagataaataaaattgtgtATTCACTTATATTtgatgaatatattaatgcacactttttacataaaatattatcaaaCGAGTTGAGAGATCCTTATTTTTACAACTACTTTTTTGACCcacacaaaaaaatgaatattaacaaaaaccCAAGTGATGATATagaatttgaaaatatatactgCTCCTCCATTGACCACCTATTGCCTCAATATAACAAAGAAGAGGAGAGTGTTTACTTGAGGCTTGTCAATAGCTATTACAATGAAATTGCGTACCAGAGGGGCGAACCTGTTAGTGGAGGGGTAGACGTGAAGGAAGTAAACGTAAAGGAAGTAAACGTAAAGGAAGTAAACGTAAAGGAAGCAGATGTGAAAGGGATAGACTCGAATGGAGTAGGCTCTAATGGGCTAGACCCGAATGGGGTAGACGAAATGGGAGAAGTCCAAAAGGAACAACAGGGGAGCGAAAATGGGGAaggcaaaataaataacCCGTTAGAAAGAAACGATGATAGCTTGAGGAAGTACAACGAGTTAAGCAACCCTATactgttaaattttttattattgactaatatgcaaaaagaaaaaaatataaaaaaatgtgaaaaagataatataaaaaataaaatttcagATATATATCTCTTATTAAGCATTCAGtttgttcataattatattaagaatTTCGCTGgtgatataaataatatagatataccattttttaaagtttcCGATTATAATTGTGTTTACGTTTTTTGGAGTATTATAaatgttcatataaataatttatatcttcGAATTATTACCTTAAAACTGTTAATTAATTTGACCTTGTTATATATCGACAAAATACCTGACAAAAATTCGtgcattaatttttcaacgcctttattaaatttaataaaaaag ATTAAGAATAAACTGgcaaacaaaattaaaaatatcatcGGAAAAATGGAATACAAAGTATGCCAGATCTTTTGG ATACCTAATAATTTGTGTTCCCCAATTGGATTTTATACTATACTATTTT cCTCAGAAGACAATCACTTTTTATGTTATCCCGTTTCTCAAATTGAAATATACCGGCGAAATGTTCAT GCCTTGTTTGTTCTGGATGGACTGTCAAAGAAGTTGCAGCGAATAATCTCACATaggaaaag TGAAGATGTTAGTTCCATCCCGTTTGATTTTAGTTACAGTGACATAACGGCCTTGATTGATATAAAGAACAAGCATACGATTAAATGCTACTTGaagaataacaataaaattgtAATGCTCGATTTTGCTAACCTGCTCGCTCCTTGTGGG TTTAACTGCTACTACATCGAAGACAACTCAAACTTCTTGCTGTGTATCCCTTCGAATAGTCATGCAAATCAAGCCCTTATAATTTTTAGCTACCCGTTAATGTTAATTGATTTGTACATAGACAAAAATGATAACAAGAAATTGATAGTTCATATATACAGTTACAACAATGAAGATAGTAATagcagtaacaataatagtaacaataacagtaatTTTATGGATGATTCAAGTGCTGTTAATTTTAAcaattcagaaaaaaatttcagtAATAGTACCTTTGATAGCAATAATATGAACACGGTCAGGTGCTACAGctcaaataataatgaaagcGCTTTAGAcgaaaatgcaaaaattcataaaaacgATTATATACTAAACAAATACAGCTCGACTTATAAGAAGAACAAGac cATAACCAATGTGAAAAAGGAATGGTGTCATAAGGAGCTAAATTTTATGAAGAacgttttaaaattaaatttttatgatacTACAAGATCTTTAATCGTATAC aAAGAGCTAAAGGTCAGCATACAACACATAAatgacatatataaaaaaaagctagAAGACTATCTTAACACGTTTTGA